Within the Kwoniella dejecticola CBS 10117 chromosome 5, complete sequence genome, the region gcttccctcttctctgTGTGTTTTTttccgaagagaagagagcCTTACTGAAGATGACGGATCCATCAAACGGTCGGTTTCTCTCAACCATCACCCGCGCAATGTCCAGCATGACTCCGACACCCATTCCATCGCTGCCAACGCCAGTGCCGgactctcgtcagctctatAACTTTTCATGAACGGTGTTTTGCATGAGCACGAGCGGATGCTCACTCGGCAGCGCCAGGCGAAGGCAAAGTCGAATCTATATGCGATCCCAACAAGATCGCATCTTTCTTCTGACTtggactttgactttgactttgatccgGTATAAGTACAGACGAATTTGAGGATGGCGGATTGACCGACGATATTTTCAAGATTATATTGGTTATTCCATTGTACGCTTTTAGGACTTCATGGTCCAGTATATCGAAGCTAATGAAAAACATAGACTCGTCAACAATCAAAAGGTTGACAGGACAATATCCGACCTGGAAGGTGTCCTGTATTTATATTCATCTTGTTTAAACGAACTACTTCAAACTCAACTCACGAATGGAATCCTGATCCCTGCTGAGTCCACGATTCACACCGCAGCACCTCGCTCCCTTCACACTGATCTAGAAGCTTCATCACTTCGTCCACTACATACTGTTCTCCTAAGACAGATTCCCGGGTTCCGACCGTTCGATATCCTATATTTTCCAGCGATTCTATGTGACCAAGTATCAGACTTTCAGAGGGCTGAGGATCCCCATTTGAGTCGCTGCGTGGTAGAAGcgagaaaggtgaatcaGTACGCTGGACTAATCAGGTGCCTTGCACCATGCGGGCTAATACGATGAGAAAGGGCACATTACTCACTGAGGGGGCAGTGGTTCGGGCAAGGTATAATGCAGTTTCGATAGATAGAACGGTAAGATAGTCAAGATAGGCAAGAACAATAACCAATTCCATATCGAAGTCTTCTCTACCGTCGGTTCCTCTTTTGGCGggctgactttgactgatttgataATCACTGGTGTCTGTATCGGTATAGGAGGTTGTTCCGAGGGGAAAGCAGGGTCGGTTGGATCCCCATTCGCAAGGGGAGTATCGACTACCATATCGGACTCCGCAGCGTCTTCTCGGTTTTGTGGGTCTGCTTCGGCGAAGACAGGCGAGCACAACGGTCAAAGTCCAGTGGCAATGCGGCTGAATTGATAATATATGAGTAACAatatgatgttgatgatatcTCACGTATCTGCTATCAGGTGGTCATGTTGATATGCCAAGGGTGAATAACTAATTTACTATAATCGAAAACAACGAATGACGTTGACAGCGTTCCAAGGTTAAACCTTATTTTCGGCATCTCTCTGTTGCGCGGGTGAGTCATACTTGATTGGCAAGGCTCTCACAAACTGCCATTCATTCCTGAGCTGACTGAGCATGTCTTGGTCTGAACGACCACCTCTCTTGTAGCAGATGTAGCATGCATTGCTGACCTTCTGTAGTGTTATGTGCGCTCGAGTGGATCTTTCAGGTCGAATTATCCTAATCTTCCTATTCCGTTCCTGTTGACCACCGCGGTGATGTCCGCCGTCGGGATCACTGGATTTTGACTTTAATTTGTCCAACTTTTCCAGTCTACACTACGAGTACTCTGCCTTTGATGTTGACAAGCCTAGTAGTATATCACTCCGCCTCACTATCAATCCCAAGTACGACTGCAGCAAAACAACCGGGATTGAGCATATCGCTATATGCGATCTACCTTGATCCTACAACTCACCCGAAGACAATCGAGAAAAATGGCTCATCTAGCTTCCTTATCCCGGGAAGAATTAATCTCCAAAATCCAGTTCCTCGAAAATGCAAATGCCGCCAAGGGCATCTCAAATTCCCAAACTCGACCTACTTCCGGCgtcgcctcctcctccaacacAAAAGCGAACCCTGATCCCGATCACACGAAGTTAAACAATAATGGGTCGAGCACTCCGAGCTCCTCTGCATCCAGACCTGTGTCAACGCCTACGCCAATGGTAGACGAGAACGGTAAACCCCTCCGGAAACACGCCCGAAAAGCCATACGCAAAACCGAGAAACCATTTAACTTCAACTCGTACCCCACGCGGCATATCGCACTCATGATCAGTTATTACGGATGGCCATATTGCGGATTAGCCTTACAACCGCCGTTACCCGGTATGCCCGATGTGCAGACTGTCGAGTCGGAGCTGTTGAAAGCCCTGGAGAAGACCAAGTTGATCGAGAGTGGAAAGGGTTTAGAAGGGTGCGGGTATAGTAGATGCGGAAGGACAGATAGGGGAGTCAGTGGGGAGGGTCAAGTAGTCAATCTTTGGGTCAGGAGTTTACGGTCACccgatgatggtggtgaggCATTACCCTCTGAAATCGGGTGGAGGGAAGCGAAGgaacctcctcttcccaaaGCTAAAGCCAAAACACATACTGAAAATGGCGAGGGCGAACACGAAGACGAgtgtgaaggtgaagctcCAAGTACCCGTCAACCCAAATCCATGTCcgaagccaaagccagatcggagtcgaaatcaaagaaAGAAACCGCACAAACACCTTCCCCAGTCATCGAATACCCTTACCCCAAACTACTCAACGGCGTCTTACCACCTTCTATCAGAGTTTTAGCCTGGTCTCCCCTCTCACAAGAGTTCGATTCGCGATTCTCCTGCGTGTACCGGCATTACAAATACGCCTTCCATCTCGAATCTTCTCCTTTAGGTGCTCCCCTCGATCTTCGTctgatggaagaagcagcatCCCATCTAATCGGGGAGAAAGACCATCGTAATTTCTGTAAACTCGACGGGTCCAAACAAATCAACAATCATAAACGTACCATCCTTAAAGCGTACTTCGAGAAAgaaatcgatgaagacggtcATACACACGGTAAAAAAATGATATTCAACTTGATAGGGACCGCTTTTCTATGGCATCAAGTCCGACATATTATCGCTGTACTCTTTTTAGTTGGATCAGGTTTGGAAGATCCGACGATAGTGAGGGATTTATTGGATGTGGAGAAATACCCTTCGAAGCCAACTTATAATATGGGTGATGCCTTACCTCTGACCCTGCATGAGTGCGCATACGAGGGTATATTGGATTGGAGATTTGGTGGGTATGATGGACCGTGGAAAACCTTGCCCGGCGATCAAAAGGAGGGATTGTACAGGGAAGCAATGGGAGGGAGGGAAGGGTTTGAGAGGAGTTTGATGGGTTTagctcaagaagctgatttgagagCGTGGCAAATCAATGGATCGTTACGAAAATTACATCAGATATACGGTGAAGGAGAGACACTGAAAAAGGACAAAGATAATCAGATTACGTATCCGCTCGGAGGAGGTGAAGTCAGTATTTCGCATCAGTATACCAAGTTGGAGAAGAGGCATAAAGGCGAGACTCCCGAGGTGGTTAATGAGAAATGGAGGGTAGCCAAAAACTTGAAGTTGCTCAAAGGGGACAGAGAAAACGAGAAGGGCCAAACGGCTAACGGTGAGAATGCTGGAGATGAGTAGAGAGGAAtccagatgatgatgcgaaaGTGTAGCTTGAAAAGAGATGTCGTTATCATGCCTGCTCTCTACTACGCAATGTAATTGTTAGCATAGCATGTTTTCTGATGTTTCAGGAGTCAGACCGCTTGAAAGTGCTGCCTGGCAATCGTCCGCTCTCCCAAACAAATCATCAGTCTGATCGCACATCTGCTTTGTCTGACTGTCACAAATGGTATGATATGGCATGAATAGTCAATCTGTTATACATCATTTTATATAGTCCACGTCTCTGTACCCACAATCCCTCTTCATTTCCTGCTTCCACTGTCAAGTCAGATGGGACTCTGCTTTCATAGGGACATTCGACCCATCGTTTTCTACTCTGTCAACCCATCCATATCGTCCACGTCCACAATCACCGCTTCTCCTGATCTTCCATCTACACTTTCTACCTGAGGCTAAACTTGAACCTAAACCTATCGCCcacccatcatcctcaatctaTCAGGATGTATCCCCGGCGCCGCCCCTGCAGGTGGCGCAGCAGCTTGCGTAAACGTCGGAGGGGGTGCTGATGCTCCCGGTACTGACGCGGCTGGTGCTGCTCCGCCTGTGGGGGGACTAGCGAATCCATTGGGCGGTGGTCTGAAAGGTAATCCATTCGGTCCTGGTGCTCCTCCGGGCGCTCCTCCAGGAGAAGAGAATCCACCCATACCACCCGGTGGTCCAGGTTGGAATGGTGGCATCCCTCCGGGTGGACCGCCTCCGGGGAAAGGAGGTGTCCCTGAGCCTGCACCAGGAGGGAGGAACGGTGGCCCACCAGCTTGTCCGGGATTAGGAGGGGGGAAAGGGGGTCTGAAGGATTGTTGAGGTggtaatgggaatgggggTCCGTTGGGGTTGGGATTCTGCTGAGGTGGTGGGTAATTCGATGGTGGGTAGCCTGTTGTTTTGGCGCAACAGGAATAACAGTGTTAGTAAGCCAGTATTGAAGCCAGTATCGTTTGAAATCAACCATGTGACAGTGATCCCAGTGTCACGATGAATCGATTAAGGAGATGCTAAAATCGAATAATCGAATAATCCAACAATGGAAATAAACCGTATTAAACAATGGAGTCGTTCGGTTGGAACGAGTCTATGATTCGAGATGAAAGAGCAAATAGCAAAGATGCAAAGAGCAAAGAGCAGAGAGTAGAACTCATTGAGCAAAGAGAGGAAGGCGAAAGATGATTGTaagactcagactcaccagtAGTCATAGGATTCAAGAACCCCGCTCCCAACCTCATAGAAGgcgccatcatcatctgttGTCTTCCCTGTCCCCCTCCGCTCTCATGCTGAGATATAATCTGATCAATGATATTCTGCGCTTTATCATGATTCAGCCCGGCAAAGTAGTCTCGGACGTTCGATACGTGGTTTCTTCCTGTATTGTGCGCTTTTCGAGCATTCATCGAGTCGTGCGTTAAATAACTGTTTGAACAgtgtcagcgtcagcatcagTGCCAGCCGATCATTCAGCTCCCAACAAACTACAGTACTTTTGGCATTTGGCAGTTGGCAGGcacgaagatgatgattgacgatgGAATACTTAGATGGCTCAGATAAGTTGTTATCAAGAAAAACCACTTACATATCGCAATAATCACAATAATATTTACCCATCTTAAATAAGTCCCAATAtcggttcttcttccttcttcaagTCTGCAAGTCTGGCTCTGTTCTCGATCAGGTAAGGCTCTTCCTAGATTGACTTGTTCAGTTGGTGAGAGGTATCGATGTTGACCTATATATAGAGCCCAAAGTGCAATTTTACGAGTTTATGCAACAGTTATAAGACAAAACtatggatggatgagatAGCGACAACGAAACAAGGAAGATCCAACATTCGAACCAAGAGAACCACGGCGCGCCTTCTGATCCAAACCTTTTCGACAGTCCAATAAGTCGCGCCTAACCTTCCACCCTTCCATCATTCCGACCGTTGCTCTGCATAATTTATGTTCATGCATGATCGTGTCACATATCGTATAACGGGATGAGGGATACACATATGGGAGTAGAGCTCATAAAGATACAGGCGCCATGAATGTTTATAAGAGGCGTTATGGATGATGTATATACAACTTGTGATTATCGTATTCTCTGTCTACATTGTCAATTTATCGAAATCGATCGGGACGGCCCAACCCTATTCAGCCATTCAGACATATCAGTAACATCATTCCACACCGGATATTGCCTGGCCTaagaatcactcacatgatcCTTGGCTACTCTCTTGTAAGCGTCTACAGCTTCCCTCATCGTATAAGGCGAATCCCAGCTTCTCGGATCCAATTTTGCCGGAGGTACAGCTTCAGTCATATTAGTCATGATTGCCCTGACTATCGCCTCAGTGCAGAATGCTGGATTCCATCCTGTAGCAGTCATGAGTTCGTTGCACACACTTCCTCCGCCAGTGATGTTTCCCCCACCCCCGTGCATGAAGGGCATCATTCTCGGATGGATGATTCGCATAAACGGCGGTGAATGAGGGAAAGAGGCTGGGAATCTGATTTCGGCGATTATCGATTTGATGTTGTGCTTCTTGAGATCTTGGTGTAGGTGAGAGTCCGGAGGAAAGGTATGAAGCTCGAGGATCCAGGAGTATAAGCTAATCATGTTATCGCTCAGCAATCCTTCAACCACTCAGGTGAACCGGGTTTGACTTACCTCTCAACATCCGGATTGATCCAGAATGGTAAATCTCCTTCTGCCTGAGCTTTCACAATAGCTTTCAGCTCTTTCGCTATAGCTTTGCTTGCCACTACGCTTGTATCTttgggaggaggaagaagctggatttTGTGAAAGCGAGACTGAGGAGAAGGCTTAAAGTCaatcttctgcttctttggcgGATGTAGAATGTCGTGATCCGTTTGATCGTTCGGCTCTTTGTCGACGAATTTGGTTCGAGTCAATTTTTCGGGCATTCGCTGCAGTATCCAGTCAgccatacatacatacgtCTATCGTGATAACGGAAGCTTGTATGATGAGTCTCAACTCACGACTGAAAGATCTCCCGAACTATATCTTGGCCTGAGCTTCAAGAGCGGATCATGAATAAATAGATCTCCCTTCGCCTTCTGTGTCCCTTTACGACTATCTGTTTTGTAcgtttcttcctcttccgacaTATCAGTACCCTGTACAAGCAGGAGGAATGgcttgatttgcttgacaTTGTTGACCACGTAAAACGGGGATGAGGACACAAAGGTATGCGGAACATTCACTATTGTACGCCCACATCAGCTTGTCTCGCCAGATGCAAAGGGACCAGAATGTAAAACTGGTAAGGTAACGGAGCTCAGCAGGAATGGAAGGCAATGTTCGTAATCGCTTACCGAGTTCAACAAGTGCAGTTGCTCTGGACAGCCTGAAATCCGCGTTTTCTCGCATGAAAGGCGTAGCTCTAGCATATGCTCCCATGGATGTTGTCGAGTCGGAAGCGAAGTAAACCCCATGTCCATATGCTCGACCATTGGCAGTCTCGTTGAAATCGAGTCCCGTTCGTAGTATATTATGCCATCTTTCCGTCCCGGATCCGTGAAACGCCAATAAGGTAGAGTAAGTTCTGCAATTCTTGTTTTCCTTTTTGGccttctcgatctcttccttaAAATTCTGTTCTTGTTCAGGGCTGCCTACCACAAAAGTGAATTGCTTCAGGTCTCCGCCACCTATCGAGTCGTTGGCTTGCTGCACGCCTTCACCGAGTTTCGTTTCTTTCAGATAAGCTCGACATGAACCGATGACCCATCTCAATACCCCGATCGAGCCAGAAAAGCAGTCCAACGACTTCAACTTGCGACCGGCTTCCAGGTGAGTCTTGATCTGAGAGACCTTGGGCAGCTTTTCGATCAAGAAAGCGAGTGCTGTCCGCTGATCGACGTCCGACAAGTCGTCGATGAGTTTGGGGGTGGGTATACCAAACTCGATTGGGACTTCGATGCTACAGTAAGATAGGAACATATCAGCTCGCGAAAGAAATCACTCTTTCGAGGCGATTAAGACTTACTGCAGATGCAGCGGCAGTTCCATCCTGGTTGTTATCTCCGAAGAGGCAGCACAGTGGGCAAACGATAAGAGAATATCTACTACCGCTGGATGAGTAATGATTGTATGCTCCACGGATGGGCCAAGACCAAGGCTCATAAAGCCGTAGATACAAAGGGGTTTGTCGCAAACGTAAGGCCGGAGCGCAGGAAGAGAGACTTCTGAACCACAATTCTGCAAAGATATGTGTCAGTGCTCTCGGACAAGATGCAGTCGGGAGTACGAGAATCAGCCCACCAGACAGTATTTCGGTGCTTCCATGAATCGCCTTATCACCCAATGGAAGGCTACCAGTGGTACGTTACGCTCGAAGCCTTTGGCAACTGgatcgtccttctcctttttccccGAAAATTTAGGTAGTTCGCCATGCTGAAATGCCTTTCTTGAcaattcttcatcaagcCCGATGCTATCGGCGTCCTTCCAATCCAGCCCAAATGCTGTGCGGAGTTTATAGCATCGCCCGAACGACTTGAGGTAATTCAGAAGTGGAGCAGACAGGTAGAATGCTGGTATACCGTGCCCTCGGGTAGTCGACACCAACACTTCCGGCCGAGGTTTATCTATTCAGAGTGAGAAATGGTCTTTCTTGAAGATACTACTCTACTCACAGTTAGGATGGACACCCAGCCAGTACTTCATTTTGTCCATGTGCGGCGGATATGTTTCGGTGCCGATCAGCAACGTGATTCTTTGATGGTTTTTCCATGCTTGTACAAGACCGTCGTCCCACATTCCCAGAACGTTTGGGTCGATTGGTAAGGATTTGAGCGGTATCGAATAGGATACAATCTACACTATTAGCTCAACTCAAACTGAGTGACACTTACCCAAAAGTCTGATACTTGGGTTAGCCCTGGTCTATAGCCCCAGATCTTAGCTTGTTCGAAGTGGCTAtaatgtcgatgatgatcagctttgatcatgtGTTGAAAACGCGACGTAGGCTCCAGGTGCAGTACGGACGAAGAAAAAACACGACAGGGAAATAAATGACATCAGGCGAAGAATCAAGCGGGCTTTGGAATCACGCAGTAATAGCGGGAAGGATTTGAGCCGAGGTAGCCATATGAAGCAGGTATAACTCTGAGTCGACGAACACTCACTCCTTTAACTGAACGAATCCCGCTCCCAAATCTGCGCTAGACCCTTTCGCCACCTCGAACCCTCGTCCAGGCTCTTCCGCCCAGGGGTCTGTTCCATCTACCATATTcgcatcctcgtcttctacATCAGTATTGTCGAAGTCCGGCGGCACCCCACCTGTggcttcatcatcgccttgaaGGGAAGCGAGAACTTTTTCTAGCAGAGGTTGAATCTCGAGATCGTATATCTCGGTGAAACGGGTGAAAGTCGTTTCGGCGCGTTTGGGTAAatttgaagaggaggagaatatgACCAATTTGTATGATGCGGGGTATTGTTTCAGTCCTGAGAATACCATTTGATCATTAGTGATCATCAGGAACTATCGGTTGCGGATGGCTAAGCGAATGGAAACAAGGGTGAATCACCTTGAAACACCATCTCCAGATCTAGCTTCTGTTCTCTACCGTCTATATCGTCATATCCCAGCTTGAAAGCCATAGAATCGTCTGCATCGCCGCTTTTCAGACCTGGATATCaagatatcgtcagctcacaaATGTGTTATCATCAAGCGGTTGACcccgatgaagaggatatcgagcATCGGAATGAGATTGGAGAAGATTTTGGTTCAAAGCATAAGCAGCGTCAACGAGACGAAGCTTGATTCCATAGCTGCGCGTTCTAGGTGGACGCACCTTCGATTGTACCTATCATCCCAGCGTATCCTTCTACATCCCCGGTTTCAGAATACTTCGACTTGGCTTTCATGAAGTCCCTCTTCCACCCTGCTGAGCCAAAGCTGACCTCTTCCGTCAGTGCAGGCGAAGGTGGTGGGAGGCCTTGCGTTCTGGTGGCCGTAAAAGCCGGAGGACCACCGAGGGAATCATGATTTTGATATCGTAAAGACGCCGTGATGGCAGCTTGAATATCGTCATCCATGTcaagatcaccatcaccatcggAGCGATCGAAGTAACCCAATCCAGGCTCATCGTCTGAATCGTCCAGCACAATGGGCTGGCTGGATGTCATCCTGGAAGCGGTGTTTCTGCTTTTCGCCGATGTTGAGGCAGCGGAGGCTTTTGAAGGTCTCCTCTTGACTGTGAACAATGCTAAGGTTCCAAAGGTATcgtttctcttcctttttGGTTTCGATTTCGCTCTCAATGTCGCACGAGGATTActggatgatgaagcttCGGGCAGtgcttccttctcttcttcggactGGTTGTTTCGCAAGGACGAACGGGTGAAACGTTTAGGAAATGGTtgtagtgatgatgatgatgatgatggttCACCGcgtttcttcctcattgacATGTGTGTGCGGTGCTATGGATCTGTGTATATTGTATTTCTCGGATTGAGTCGTGAGGTCTGTGCGTGGTGATCTACTTTATCCCGGCTCCGAGCGGTAGATAGTCTGTGATTTCATCTGGTAGCCGCTTCCGATGTGCGACTTGGGATTgtgaaagaaggaaggagagagaaaaACAGGAAGAGTGAGGTCACATTGTGAGAGGTTCTATACTATTGTCAATGATGTGTATTTCTGTCgctttgatgatgatattcAATGTTAGCTGTCTGTCTACTCTGGTTGACTCATGCTTCTTATGACTACTGAGAAGCGCACTGACCTCACTCGGAAGCGGGGTAGCTTGCGGGGTAAGTTACCGACTTACACAGACCATTTACGTAACCCTTCACACTGCGCTCGGACATTTAGCACAACCTGGTATGCCGTATCCCCATGCTCAGTCTTCGCATCAATTTCAGCTCTACGACTGATCCTACCTATCCGCTTCCAATAACCACAGAAACCAGAAGAGTCAAGATGGTAGCACACACGATCCACGTCCATTCCCATTTGGCAGGACACCCTACCTACCGCGTCTTCGGACACGAGATAGGTGAATCCAAAACCATCACACCGCCGAACGATAAACTAATATGAGATCTGGTTAAACAGTCCTCGACGTACCTCTTTCAGCCATCATCCTTTCAGCGGTCGGAGCagctttcctccttcgatacacactctcattcttcaggctcatccTCGAGTTAGCTGTTCTCCCAGGTAAAGACGTACGTCACCCCAGCTCCCCACTGATCCTCTATCCTCCTGGTCTATAGCTAATAAGTGTGTATTGAAAGGTAAAAAGCTATAAATCCAAGAAAGGCGAAACCTGGGCTCTTGTCACAGGGTGTACTGGAGGGCTGGGTCTGGAGTTCGCCAAACAATTAGCCAAGAGGGGATTCAACGTTGCCTTGGTCGGACGTAGGAAGTACGCTCTCGACGAAGTAGCTCATGAACTAGGTAAATCCTGCCTGCCCTCTTTCATTCCAGTGCCATCACTTGCCCTGtttctgagctgacgatatccaCATCTTGTTTTCTCCTTTTAGAAAGCAATTACAACGTAAAGACCAAATCTttcgttgttgatgtcgCTTCACCCGGATCGAACCGAGATGAAGCTCTCTCTCAGATTGGTTTATTCGCTGAAGAGAATGATCTTGGTGTTTTGAGTCAGTTGGCCTATCCGCACTGTCCACCGAGATGAAGAGCCGAatgatgttgatcttgatcttgatcattTAGTCAACAATGTCGGCGCGTCTCACGTTATGCCCGTCTCTTTTGTCGAGACCGAGCGAAGCGAGATGAACCAGATTATCGAGACTGTAAGTGAACCTCAATCCCCTCGATACAAGCATGCTCTCGTCATGCCACTTCACTCACTCCCGGCTATCCATACGTCTCGCCAATAGCCGCGCTCGCATCGGCCGCCAAAGCTGAATCGCTAACACGATAACTATCTGCAGAACATCAACTGGACCCTGCTGCTCACCCACTCAGTGCTTCCGTCAATGATCGGTCGATCATCCCAAAGAGAATCTCCTAGATCATTGATCACCACAATCGGCTCTTTGTCAGGAAGGATCCCCTCCCCCCTATTAGCTACTTACTCAGGTACGAAGGCAGCTCTGTCCACTTGGACCAAAGCCTTGGCTGTGGAAGTGGAGAGTAAGGGTGTGGACGTGGAATTGGTTCAAGCTGCTTTCGTGGTGGGTGGACTATCTAGATTGAGCTTGTCCTGTTCAACTTTTTATTGTTCCTCATCCATCTATATACGATCGACATTCTTAaccacctttacccactTTTCCGTGGTGCTGAAGTTTAAGAAGCAACATGACACTAATGCTCTGgtttgatttgacttgacgcAGGTCTCTAATATGTCCAAGATCCGAAGATCGTCCGCCCTCGTTCCTACTCCAGCATCGttcgtcaaatcagc harbors:
- a CDS encoding tRNA pseudouridine(38-40) synthase gives rise to the protein MAHLASLSREELISKIQFLENANAAKGISNSQTRPTSGVASSSNTKANPDPDHTKLNNNGSSTPSSSASRPVSTPTPMVDENGKPLRKHARKAIRKTEKPFNFNSYPTRHIALMISYYGWPYCGLALQPPLPGMPDVQTVESELLKALEKTKLIESGKGLEGCGYSRCGRTDRGVSGEGQVVNLWVRSLRSPDDGGEALPSEIGWREAKEPPLPKAKAKTHTENGEGEHEDECEGEAPSTRQPKSMSEAKARSESKSKKETAQTPSPVIEYPYPKLLNGVLPPSIRVLAWSPLSQEFDSRFSCVYRHYKYAFHLESSPLGAPLDLRLMEEAASHLIGEKDHRNFCKLDGSKQINNHKRTILKAYFEKEIDEDGHTHGKKMIFNLIGTAFLWHQVRHIIAVLFLVGSGLEDPTIVRDLLDVEKYPSKPTYNMGDALPLTLHECAYEGILDWRFGGYDGPWKTLPGDQKEGLYREAMGGREGFERSLMGLAQEADLRAWQINGSLRKLHQIYGEGETLKKDKDNQITYPLGGGEVSISHQYTKLEKRHKGETPEVVNEKWRVAKNLKLLKGDRENEKGQTANGENAGDE
- a CDS encoding long-chain 3-oxoacyl-CoA reductase, whose product is MVAHTIHVHSHLAGHPTYRVFGHEIVLDVPLSAIILSAVGAAFLLRYTLSFFRLILELAVLPGKDVKSYKSKKGETWALVTGCTGGLGLEFAKQLAKRGFNVALVGRRKYALDEVAHELESNYNVKTKSFVVDVASPGSNRDEALSQIGLFAEENDLGVLINNVGASHVMPVSFVETERSEMNQIIETNINWTLLLTHSVLPSMIGRSSQRESPRSLITTIGSLSGRIPSPLLATYSGTKAALSTWTKALAVEVESKGVDVELVQAAFVVSNMSKIRRSSALVPTPASFVKSALSSIGQPRGAQGRPYERTPFWSHAFLDYAVGFAGYLSEVSGIKVIDNMHKDIRKRALRKAEREKGGKKE